One Methylorubrum extorquens genomic window, GGTAGGGCAGGGCCATCCAGGCGAAGACGAGGGCGGCGTGCACCGTCAGGAACACGAGCGCCTGGAACCGGTCGAGCCGGAAGCGCCGGTCGGCCGCTGCCCCGGTGCGGTCCATCACCGCCCGCTTCTCCACCGCCTCGCCGCCGTAGAAGGCGATCGCCTCGGCATGGTCGCGGATATGGACGAGGTCTCGGCGCAGGTCGCCCTCCGCCACCTGCACGGCGACTTGGCGCCGGACGATCGGCGGGATGGTGAGGGCGGTGGCGCCGACCTGCACGAGCCCGAGCAGGGGGACCACGACGAGGAAGCGCGGGTCGATGGAGATGAATACGGCGATCGCCCCGCCGAGCCGGGCGATGACGCCGACCGTCCATTGCAGCATCTGGATCAAGTGCTCGATGAAGGGGCGGACACTGTCGGCGATGCGCTGGTCGGGATTGTCGAGGCCGCCCTGAAGACTGACGTCGTAGTAGGCGCGCCGGGCCAGATACTGATCGATCACGTGCCGGCTCAGCCACCGGCACCACGCCGCCTCGACGAAGGCATCGACGATGAAGCGTGCCTGCGGCACCAGCATCTTGGCGGCATAGACCAGCAGGTAGGCGGTCAGCGCCGCCTCGAACGCGGCGCCGTCACGGCCCAGCAGGGCATTCGTGGCGTCCTTCAGCAGGGCCGCCGAGCGCACGACCAGATAGGACAGCAGCACGCCCTGGCTCAGCAGCACCGCGAGCCCGATCCACGCCGGCCACGATTGCGGCCGGCGCCAGAACGGCCATGTCAGCCGCGCGATGCGGCGGAAAAGGCGGGCGTTGATGTGATGGTCGGCCATGATCTGACCAGCTGCCATTGCGGTCCAATGGTGGCGGAACGGCAAGTTCAGCCGGAACGATTTATGGCCGGAACGCGGTCATAGACGGTTGCTGAATTGAGGGACTTTCATTCGAATGAGTATCTAGCTTGGAGAGTGAACGTTCTGCCTTCTCCGATGCCAACAAAGTTGGCGGAATAGCTCGTAAGATAATGGTATTTGTCGAATATGTTGTTGGCGCGAAGTTGAACGGACCAGCGATCGAAGTCATATCCGATCAGCGCATTCGCTGTGACGTATCCCGGAACCTCGAACGACGGGCCGCCGATCCCCGAGAGATAGACGAGGCTGTTCGAATTCCCGCGTCCACCGAGGCCGACTGTCAGGCCCTGAAATAGCCCGCCTTGGAAAGCGTAGGTTCCCCAGACGCTTCCGGTGTATTGAGGGACTCCATCCAGCTGAATCAAGAACCCGGAATTGTTTGGAGATTTGGAAATGACCGACGAAAACGAGCCTATCAAGTTGAGGCCAGGAAATATCTCGCCCTGAACATCCAGCTCAAATGCTCGTGAATTTTGCCCACTGATGAGTTCGACAAAATTACACCCCCGCACGGGATCGCAGCGCGCGACATTTGTCGCGGCGATGTCAGAATATGAAGTTGTGACGCTCAGCTTCTTATCAAACAGAAAGAATCGTCCGCCGACTTCCCACTGATCGCGGTCCTCAGGAGGGGCCGCTTGCCCGGTCGTGCCAAGTTGACCAAGTTGCGGCCGGAACCCGTTCGAGCGGTTTCCCCAAACGGTGAAGTAGGGGGTGACGTCGAATGCAGCACCGGATACCCACGACAGGCCTTCGATACGACTGACATCGACGTCCCTGCGGCCTGAAAGACCAAACCAGGAATCGTACCGAGCTTGATCGTAACGCACTTGTCCAAAGATATGAAGTCGATTGTCGAGTGTATCGAATTTCTCAAGATAGTAATATCCAACTTGTTTTGATTCGTTGTTTGTGTAATTTCCTGGAGAGAGCGGATATTCTCTAAACAAGCCTTGCTGGGGAAGTCCGTTATTTGGGTTTATCCCGATGATTGGACTCACGTTGTTTGATGATTTGAATTCAGTTGATTGATAGTCGAGTCCAAATGTTGAGGTTTGCTTGGCAAAACCGGCATCATAGGTCAATGTTATGTCAGATCTATTGATGAGGCGCGTTCCTGCAAAGCTATTGAAAATCTGTCTAGCTGCGTAATTTGTTCGGGATCCGGTGGGTTCCCGACGTCTTAGCCATGTGAATGTGTTTACATCATCAGAAAATACATCGTAGTTAAATTTGTTGTTTATCGTTGTGTCAAAGCCCAGAATATCGCCAAAGCGATGGGTGAAATCTGAATAAACTGTTGTATTTGTGTTCCGAGCGCCCAAATCTCGATTTATATATGGCGTGCCTCTCGGGATTCGTACGGCAGGCCGGAGGGGGCTGCCGGCGAAGTCTAAGAACGTAAACTGGGGCGTCAGCCGTCTGAGTTCGACGTGGCGCAGCCCTGCCAGGATCGAAGTATCAGCGCCCTCCCAGCGGACGACAGGAGAAATCAAGGTTTCGTAGCGATCACGATAGCCGGCATAGTTCGAGTCGGCATGAGTGCCGGCAAGGTTGAAGCGATACGTCAGCCCTTCCGTACCTGCGAGCGGCCCGCCGAGATCGACGGCAAGCGTCTTGAAGTTGAAAGAGCCGTATCGGACCACCACATCGCGTATCTCGCGGCTCGTTGGCTGCTTGGCTGCGATGTTGATGACGCCGCCGTTCGCTGTCGCCCCGGTCAGAATGGAAGTCGGGCCTTTCAAAACCTCCACACGCTCGACATCGTCGATCGGCACGGCAGCGGTGCCCGTATTGCCGTATCCGGCCGCGCCCATTCCGTTGACGGTCACGGCGCCGCCTTGGAAGCCACGAATGGTGAAAGTTGGGTTGGTCGGATCCGATGCGCCGAGCGTAACGCCCGAGATGTTCTGCGCCGCATCCAGCGTGCTTGTTACAACCTGCGAGCGGATAACGTTCGAGGTCACCGCATCGATCTTGATTGGAATTTCCTTGGCCTCGGCGCCCGCCAAGCGCACCGTGTCGCCCGCGGTGCCCGCCTGAAACCCGGTATCGCCGAAGCGGGACAGCGTGCCCTCGTCGGTCACGTCGATGGCGGCGATGTCGCCGAGACCTGCCGCTGCGGCGGAGGGGGAGGTGCCGGTATCGGCAATGACGGTGACGCCGCCACCCGAGCCCGGCACCATGCGCAGACCCGTGCCAGCCAGGACGACGGCCAGCGCCTCGCGCACCGTCAGGCGACCTTGAACGGCGATGGCTCGGCGTCCCGCAGCGATCTCGGGCGGGAAGGAGATCATGATGCCGCCCTGCCGCGAGATGGCGACCAGCGTACGGGCAAGGTCTCCGGCGGGCATGTTGAAGTCGATCTGCGTATCGAGGCCGGCTTGTGCCGGGCCGACGCTTGCCACCAAAGCTACGATGACCGGAAGTCCGGCCATACCAGCTGATTGCCCCCAAACTCTGAACATCGCGGCCTCTTGAATCTGGCTCTCCCCTCCTTGTCTGAGCCGGCCGCCAAATCCCCACGGTCGAGCTTGAAAAAAGACGGACGCCGCGCCTGGCCGCGCTCCGACGATCGTTGTGCGGGGCAGACGCCGCCATGAAGCCGCGCTCCGGATCCGGCGGCGATCCGGATTCGGAGCGCGATGGGGGCGGCTGACGGACGGGTCAGGCCGCGAGACGCGCGTCGGGCAAGACGCCGCTCTCGAAGAAGGCTTCCATGGCCGCGATGTAGGGATCGAGCACGAGGCCGCGCTCGGCCAGCCAGTGCGGATCGAGATGGGTGCTGCGGTAACGCTCGCCGGAATCGCACAGCAGCGTCACCACCGACCCGGTGTCTCCGGCCGCAGCCATCCCGGCGATGATCCGGGCGGCGGCCCAGAGATTGGTGCCGGTCGACCCGCCGCAGGATCGTCCGAGCCGCTCCGACAGCACCCGTGCCGCGGCGAGGCTGGCCATGTCCGGCACCGCCTCAGCCCGGTCGATCAGTTCGGGCAGGAAGGACGGCTCGCAGCGCCCACGGCCGATCCCCTCGATGATCGAGGACTGCCCGTCGGCGGTGCGCACCGAGCGGTCGGCCAAGTGGCGGTGGAAGACCGAGGCCTGCGGATCGGC contains:
- a CDS encoding TonB-dependent siderophore receptor, coding for MAGLPVIVALVASVGPAQAGLDTQIDFNMPAGDLARTLVAISRQGGIMISFPPEIAAGRRAIAVQGRLTVREALAVVLAGTGLRMVPGSGGGVTVIADTGTSPSAAAAGLGDIAAIDVTDEGTLSRFGDTGFQAGTAGDTVRLAGAEAKEIPIKIDAVTSNVIRSQVVTSTLDAAQNISGVTLGASDPTNPTFTIRGFQGGAVTVNGMGAAGYGNTGTAAVPIDDVERVEVLKGPTSILTGATANGGVINIAAKQPTSREIRDVVVRYGSFNFKTLAVDLGGPLAGTEGLTYRFNLAGTHADSNYAGYRDRYETLISPVVRWEGADTSILAGLRHVELRRLTPQFTFLDFAGSPLRPAVRIPRGTPYINRDLGARNTNTTVYSDFTHRFGDILGFDTTINNKFNYDVFSDDVNTFTWLRRREPTGSRTNYAARQIFNSFAGTRLINRSDITLTYDAGFAKQTSTFGLDYQSTEFKSSNNVSPIIGINPNNGLPQQGLFREYPLSPGNYTNNESKQVGYYYLEKFDTLDNRLHIFGQVRYDQARYDSWFGLSGRRDVDVSRIEGLSWVSGAAFDVTPYFTVWGNRSNGFRPQLGQLGTTGQAAPPEDRDQWEVGGRFFLFDKKLSVTTSYSDIAATNVARCDPVRGCNFVELISGQNSRAFELDVQGEIFPGLNLIGSFSSVISKSPNNSGFLIQLDGVPQYTGSVWGTYAFQGGLFQGLTVGLGGRGNSNSLVYLSGIGGPSFEVPGYVTANALIGYDFDRWSVQLRANNIFDKYHYLTSYSANFVGIGEGRTFTLQARYSFE